A window of the Nitrospirota bacterium genome harbors these coding sequences:
- a CDS encoding transcriptional repressor, translating to MNKRVKDFNQYLTTMGMNLTHQRTAIADAFFSTKGHVSTEELYRIMNKKHPQIGYSTVYRTLKLLSKGGLATERHFKNGHTRYEHIAEKKHHDHIMCLNCGKIVEFENKKIEELQKEIAIEHNFVIHDHKMELYGYCPKCR from the coding sequence ATGAATAAAAGAGTAAAAGACTTCAATCAATATCTAACAACAATGGGGATGAATCTTACGCATCAGCGAACTGCAATAGCCGATGCATTTTTTTCAACTAAGGGACACGTCAGTACAGAGGAACTATACAGGATTATGAATAAAAAACATCCTCAAATAGGTTATTCTACAGTTTATAGAACACTCAAGTTACTTTCAAAGGGAGGACTTGCAACTGAAAGACATTTTAAAAATGGACATACAAGATATGAACATATTGCCGAGAAAAAACATCACGACCATATAATGTGTCTGAACTGTGGTAAGATAGTTGAATTTGAGAATAAAAAGATAGAAGAACTGCAAAAAGAAATTGCTATTGAACATAACTTTGTTATACATGACCACAAGATGGAACTTTATGGATACTGTCCAAAATGCAGATGA